The DNA segment CCACCTGTAACTATTTCTAACTCTCGCACCCGTAATTCTCCGTAGCGGGCGCTTGTCCGCCAGTGAATCAGACGAGTGGGATCACCGACGCGGTATGGACGTAGCGATCGCACTAACCCCGCTGTAGCTGTCTGCAAAGGTCTACCACGGGGGTCACCTCTTTTGCTCTCTTCTTGCCCCATTTCATCCACTAGGGGGCAGGTAACTAAAGGTAAGACGGTGGGATAGACAATGGCTATAGCTGCACACTGACGCTGACGGCGACACCAAAATAATCCTAAGGGCGCACCAGTAAATAGTTCGACTGTATGCCAGCGATAGACACCCCGTTGGGGAGTTGGTTGATAGTATACCCAATGATAACTGCTTTGGCTGTTAATTGTCTCAATAGGCGTTTTGACTGGTTTTCCTAAGACAAATGGTAATATATCTTCGACTTGTAACAAGCTGACAGGGTGCTGCGTCTGATTGCAGATTTCTAATTCTACTGTCAATTCATCGCCGGCTGATACAGGTTGTATGGGGCGACGTTTGACAACTAAACCGACAAGCGATCGCGGTGGTAAAAAGGCTGCTATACCTAAAAGTGCAAAACTAATACCACTAATTGCATACAGCCAGCCAGCCATTGTATTCACGGCGGCTCCAAAAAAACAAATCGCAATTCCTGCTAATACCCACCCAGCATATGCAGGCCCAATAAAACGGGTTTCTAACCAATTGGTGATCGGCTTGATTAAATTCATGTTTGTTTTTTATTTTGAACTAATTAACCGCAAAGGACGCTAAGTACACAAAGTAAAGAAAGAAAGAAGGAAGGGTGTGTTTTTTGATTAATTCGCTGCCGTGTTTGCTACAAGTACATTATTTATGGCGTTTAATAGTTCACCTGCGGTAAAAGGTTTTGCTAAAAATCCTTGAATCCCTGTGATAGTGGCTTGTGCTAAAGCCTCACCAGAAGCTAATCCACTCATAGCTATAATTTGTACCTGCGGGTTCATAATCTGCAAGGTGCGAATGGTAGTTCCCCCAGTCATTGATGGCATCATCATATCCATTAATACCAGTCTAATCTCTTGCTGGTGCTGGGTATATAGGGTCAGGGCTTCAATTCCAGTTTGGGCAATTAATACCCTATAGTTGTGTATTTCTAATGTGGTTTTAGTAATTTGTGTAATTGCCGTTTCGTCATCTACAACTAAGATTAATTCTCTGTTTCCTGTGGGTAGTTTGATCTGATCTTCTCTGGGGAGAATACCGCTTTCACTAATGGGTAGGTAAACTAGGAATTGGCTACCAATTCCTAATTGACTGGATACTTCTACAAAACCGCCGTAGCTGTTGATGATTCCCATGACTGTAGATAAACCTAAACCAGTAAATTTATCCTTTTCTTTGGTAGTAAAAAATGGTTCAAATATCTGATCAATGATTTCTGGAGCTATGCCAACTCCGCTATCACTAATTGTAATCACTACGTAGTCACCAACTGTGGCTCTGATATGGGTTTTTGCAAAGCTTTCGTCGATTACGGTTTTATTCCCGGAGATTCGCACTTTACCACCTTGAGGCATGGCATCACGAGCATTCAGTAATAGCTTGATCAATACTTCATGCAGTTGGGTTTGATCTCCCAAAACCATTTCTATATCTGAAGGTATATCTGTATCAATTTCGATAGATTTAGGAAATATACTTTTAATTGTTTGCTCAACATTTTCTATGAGATGTACAACTGATACAATTGAGTCTGGTTGCTGAAAGTTGCTGGTAAATGACTGAATTTGCTGGACTAAATCAGTCCCTCGTTTGGCATTACTTTCTAATAACTTCAGCATCTGTAGGGAACTTTCACTCAACTGGGGATGTTTGAGGGGCAAAAGTTGCGCCACTGTCATCATCGGCGAAAGAATATTGTTCAGATCATGGGCGATCGCACTGGTGAGAGTACCGAGGCTTTCCATTTGCTGGACACGTTGAAGCTTTGTTTCTAGTTGTTTTTTCTGGGTGATGTCAGTATCAACACTCATGATAGATTTGGGTAAACCCGCGGCATCATACATGATTGTCCAACGGCTATTAATAATGATGGGCTTACCATTCCTGGTTATTTTGTGTAACTCGCCAACCCATGAACCTTGCTTTAAAACAGTTTCCAATGCTACTGTCAGTTGAGGTGAATTTTCTGGATATAAGATTTCCCAAGTATTCCTTCCTAGAACCTCACCGGCGCGCCAGCCATAAATATTTTCTGCGCCTTTATTCCAATATAAAATTTGGTTGTGCAAATCTCTGACGAGAATGGCATCTGTGGTAATGTCGAGTAAAGCCGCCTGTTCGCAGATTTTTTGCTGTGCTTGGACGCGATCGCTAATATCCCGGAATAGCCATCTCAATCCCTCTTTTTTCCCCTCAGAATTACCTTCAGTGAAGGCAACCGTGACTTCAGCCGGAAAGTCTGTGTTACCTTCATTGTGGAATAACCTGAACTCTTGTGTATGTTTCTGTTTTTGCAGTCGTAATTCTAGGATAAAGGAGCGGAATTTTAGCAGTTCTGTCTGATGGATAAACACAGCTAAGGGTTTACCAATCAGGTAAGACTGGCGGACATTAAGTAAGTTAGCCGCAGCATAGTTAGCTTCTTCAATTACCCCAGTGACATCAGTAACTAAATATCCATCGGGGGCAAAATTGAATAAATCCTGGTAAGATTGGCGTTCTGCTTCTACCAGATGGCGAGTAGCGACTAATTCCTGATTTTGCTGTGCTAGTTCTTCAGCTAATACATGAAGTTCTTCTAAAGAAATCGCAGTTTCGGCGATCGCTTCCTGCAATAGATTCATCGCAGCATCTGGCTCTCCTAATTGACTAGCACGCGCCGATAAATTTTCCAATCGCTGATGCGCCCCAGCGATCGCTTGCGCTAAATTGTCCCTCATCATTGTCTTCTCCTATTCCTGTTGCTGTCGCCTTTGGGCAATTTCTCTGCTAGAAATCATACTTTTGACTCGCTCCACATCTGTCATCATCAATACTGCTCCTTCCATTTCTGTCCCAAACAGGGGAGTAATAGCCAGATAACATTTTATTTTTCTCCCCCGGCGATTAGTAGCATCTAAAATCATTTCTTGGAACTCTTGTTTCCCAGAGAGAGAATCGCGGATAGGCGATCTCAGTTGCTCCAGGGGCAAACCAATATCTATACTAAATAAAGATGTTCCCAAAACTTCGTCTGTTCTCAACCCCCACAAATCTTCCACCATGTAATTCCAAACTAAGATATTAAAGCTTTTGTCAATCACCACTATTCCCGTTTGGAGACTTTTGAGAATGCACACCAAAAAAATATTAGTGCGGTTGAGTTCTGTGGTGCGTTCGCTGAGTTCGTGATTAATTGTTTGCAATTCTTCATTCGTAGATTGCAGTTCCTCGTTCATTGTCTCCAATTCTTCATTAGTAGATTGCAGTTCTTCGTTGGTAGTCTCCAATTCTTCATTAGTAGACTGAAGTTCTTCGTTGGTAGTCTCCAATTCTTCATTAGTAGACTGAAGTTCTTCGTTGGTAGTCTCTAAATCTTGTCGAGAGCGTTGTAACGCTTCTTGGAGTTGAATAAAACGAGTCACATCATGAAAAGCAATACTTACACCTAACACAGAATTGTTAACATCTTCCAAAGGTATAATTCGCACATCCAAATATTGCATTTCTGCATTGGATAAATAGCGCTCTACATTTGTCAAGGTGATAGTACGACGTTCCCCATAAGCCCGTTCGATCAGCGATCGCAGTTCTAATGGTCGATAGGAAAGTTCTAAATCCTGAAAAGGACGACCTAAATCTTTGGGTGAAAGACCAAAGGTGGTGCGAGCCTGGGAGTTCATCAGCACCAGTGTACCATTTATATCGACTACTACTTGGGCAATGGATGCCGAATCAAAAGCCATTTCTCGCAGCCGCATATGCCGAGATAATCGATGGTTAGACTCTTCCTCAACTGTATTTGCCATAATTAGCAGGCGATCGCGTAAATTGGCTACTGATACCTTGCTAAATATGCGATTTTTCAAATCTACGGGGGTGAATAAGTTAGAATGTATCAATAGCATCTCTGCCTTACCCAAGAAAAGATAGCCAGTATCATTGAGAGCAAAATGAAACCGAGCCATAATTCGCCCCTGAGTCTCAGAATTAAAATACATCAGTGTATTGCGACATACCAGCAAATCTAAACGAGAAATTGGCGCATCTTGCAGCAAATCATGACGACCAAAAATCACCGAGCGGCGCAAATCTTGGCGAAAAACATAGTTATTACCTGTAGTTTCAAAATATTTCTCTTTCAGTTCCGGTGGTACTAGCTGCACATCCTTCTGTGAATACACAGCTTGACGGGCTTGATTGAGAGCTTCTTCATCTACATCTGTGGCATAAATTTTTACCCGTTGGCGAAATTGTTCTGCTCCCAAAATTTCCGCCATCAGTATGGCTAAAGTGTAAGCCTCTTCTCCAGAAGCACAACCAGCACTCCAAATCCTAATTTGGTCAGATTCATTTTTACGCGCCACCAGATTAGGTAACACTTGCTCTGCTAAGTATTCCCAGGCGGAGATATCTCGAAAAAAGGCAGTGACATTAATCAGAATCGTATTAAACAGTTGATTGAATTCGTCTGGATAAACTTCTAAATAATCTAAGTAATTTTCAAAATTTTCGATACTTAAATATTGCATTCGCTTACAGACCCGACGCATCAAAGTTGAACGCTTGTATCCTGTAAAATCAAAGCCCCGGCTTACTCTGAGATAAGTAAGTAATTTTTCAAACTCAGGGTTATTTTCTGCGGAATTCATAAATAGGGTGTGGGGAGTGGGGACACAAGAATAAGGGGAAAACTTTTTCCCCTCGATGCTCCTGCTTTTTTTTCGACCTAATGCACGATGTTTTATTTCATAACTAAACTTACCAAAGTTGGTGATATCTCATCCAAAGGTAAAATAAAATCTACATTACCAGTATTAATTGTGGCATTAGGCATCCCAGGAAATTCGCTACTTTTTTGATCTTGAGCAATGACAGTACCACCCATTTTATGGATAGCCTGTACCCCCTTTGCTCCGTCTTTACCAGTTCCCGTCAATACAATCGCGATCGCGCGGTCTTTGTAAGTGGCTGCAACAGATGCAAATAACAAATCAGCCGAGGGGCGTAAATAATTTACTAGTTTTGACTGGGATAAAGACAGAGTGCCATCGCTGTTGACTAGTAAATGATAATCAGGTGGCGCAATGTAAACGGTTCCTGGGGTCAGACAGTCGTCCTCTTCTGCCTGCTTAACTTTCAGGGCAGTGTGTCGTGCTAAAATCTCTGACATTAGTGAACGATGCTGTGGAGCCAGATGTTGCACCAGAGCGATCGCGGCGGGAAAATTTTTTGGTAATGTTGATAGTAACTTAGTTAGGGCAGTCAAGCCTCCAGCCGAAGATGCTATGGCAACAATATCGAAGCTAGCCTTAGCAAAGCGAGGTGGATCACCCTTAGCATTTTCTGCCTTTCGTGTCATCAAAACTCCTCGGTCTGAAACCCCGTCTTTTGAAGACGGCTGTACCAAAACTTGTGAACCTACTCGCATTTTGGTAAAACTAAAATACGGTGAAATTGGCTCAACGCAGGAAATTAGCTCTTTTCCAAGGC comes from the Nodularia sp. NIES-3585 genome and includes:
- a CDS encoding DUF58 domain-containing protein encodes the protein MNLIKPITNWLETRFIGPAYAGWVLAGIAICFFGAAVNTMAGWLYAISGISFALLGIAAFLPPRSLVGLVVKRRPIQPVSAGDELTVELEICNQTQHPVSLLQVEDILPFVLGKPVKTPIETINSQSSYHWVYYQPTPQRGVYRWHTVELFTGAPLGLFWCRRQRQCAAIAIVYPTVLPLVTCPLVDEMGQEESKRGDPRGRPLQTATAGLVRSLRPYRVGDPTRLIHWRTSARYGELRVRELEIVTGGQEIIIALDSAGNWEADNFEQAVIAAASLYFYAVRQQMQVQLWTASTGLVKGERVVLETLAATRYQEEISTSDRQSNALIWLTQNSSSLTSLPKGSRWVLWQNLTSPAEATVVNWDYPGFLVQKEQELQLQLQKSLHS
- a CDS encoding PAS domain-containing sensor histidine kinase, producing MMRDNLAQAIAGAHQRLENLSARASQLGEPDAAMNLLQEAIAETAISLEELHVLAEELAQQNQELVATRHLVEAERQSYQDLFNFAPDGYLVTDVTGVIEEANYAAANLLNVRQSYLIGKPLAVFIHQTELLKFRSFILELRLQKQKHTQEFRLFHNEGNTDFPAEVTVAFTEGNSEGKKEGLRWLFRDISDRVQAQQKICEQAALLDITTDAILVRDLHNQILYWNKGAENIYGWRAGEVLGRNTWEILYPENSPQLTVALETVLKQGSWVGELHKITRNGKPIIINSRWTIMYDAAGLPKSIMSVDTDITQKKQLETKLQRVQQMESLGTLTSAIAHDLNNILSPMMTVAQLLPLKHPQLSESSLQMLKLLESNAKRGTDLVQQIQSFTSNFQQPDSIVSVVHLIENVEQTIKSIFPKSIEIDTDIPSDIEMVLGDQTQLHEVLIKLLLNARDAMPQGGKVRISGNKTVIDESFAKTHIRATVGDYVVITISDSGVGIAPEIIDQIFEPFFTTKEKDKFTGLGLSTVMGIINSYGGFVEVSSQLGIGSQFLVYLPISESGILPREDQIKLPTGNRELILVVDDETAITQITKTTLEIHNYRVLIAQTGIEALTLYTQHQQEIRLVLMDMMMPSMTGGTTIRTLQIMNPQVQIIAMSGLASGEALAQATITGIQGFLAKPFTAGELLNAINNVLVANTAAN
- a CDS encoding CheR family methyltransferase yields the protein MNSAENNPEFEKLLTYLRVSRGFDFTGYKRSTLMRRVCKRMQYLSIENFENYLDYLEVYPDEFNQLFNTILINVTAFFRDISAWEYLAEQVLPNLVARKNESDQIRIWSAGCASGEEAYTLAILMAEILGAEQFRQRVKIYATDVDEEALNQARQAVYSQKDVQLVPPELKEKYFETTGNNYVFRQDLRRSVIFGRHDLLQDAPISRLDLLVCRNTLMYFNSETQGRIMARFHFALNDTGYLFLGKAEMLLIHSNLFTPVDLKNRIFSKVSVANLRDRLLIMANTVEEESNHRLSRHMRLREMAFDSASIAQVVVDINGTLVLMNSQARTTFGLSPKDLGRPFQDLELSYRPLELRSLIERAYGERRTITLTNVERYLSNAEMQYLDVRIIPLEDVNNSVLGVSIAFHDVTRFIQLQEALQRSRQDLETTNEELQSTNEELETTNEELQSTNEELETTNEELQSTNEELETMNEELQSTNEELQTINHELSERTTELNRTNIFLVCILKSLQTGIVVIDKSFNILVWNYMVEDLWGLRTDEVLGTSLFSIDIGLPLEQLRSPIRDSLSGKQEFQEMILDATNRRGRKIKCYLAITPLFGTEMEGAVLMMTDVERVKSMISSREIAQRRQQQE
- a CDS encoding chemotaxis protein CheB: MTRKAENAKGDPPRFAKASFDIVAIASSAGGLTALTKLLSTLPKNFPAAIALVQHLAPQHRSLMSEILARHTALKVKQAEEDDCLTPGTVYIAPPDYHLLVNSDGTLSLSQSKLVNYLRPSADLLFASVAATYKDRAIAIVLTGTGKDGAKGVQAIHKMGGTVIAQDQKSSEFPGMPNATINTGNVDFILPLDEISPTLVSLVMK